From a single Nakaseomyces glabratus chromosome H, complete sequence genomic region:
- the COX7 gene encoding cytochrome c oxidase subunit VII (CAGL0H02491g~Ortholog(s) have cytochrome-c oxidase activity, role in mitochondrial electron transport, cytochrome c to oxygen and mitochondrial respiratory chain complex IV, plasma membrane localization): MANRIIELQKLFQSSTKPIWWRHPRSAFYLYPYYGLLAVAVVAPLLYIPNAVRGIKAPKNN, from the coding sequence ATGGCCAACAGAATTATCGAACTACAGAAGCTTTTCCAAAGCTCTACAAAACCAATCTGGTGGAGACATCCTAGATCAGCATTCTATCTATATCCATACTATGGTCTACTAGCTGTTGCCGTTGTAGCACCTTTGCTATATATTCCAAACGCTGTGAGAGGTATTAAGGCCCCAAAGAACAACTGA
- the PET111 gene encoding Pet111p (CAGL0H02475g~Ortholog(s) have translation regulator activity, role in mitochondrial respiratory chain complex IV biogenesis, positive regulation of mitochondrial translation and mitochondrial inner membrane localization) produces MMRKWIIQGNLIKHFSRECAEDPLVNSIKLIILRHDYSTNKVGISVKEQVPREQNDENNKRAQFYDESFRFLTGTPMHITNRRLTSDLENISFICKSSPSFISEEEYTRIYRIIQDPGSSEYLVSSSILSISNHKHKLIPLPKLLSMIHILSENGYLNEIHMLFGNCKAHLSILKSDQPEDLYRQFLELMLDVEYKLLNFHSIEKIFSEYIKMPNIKAKYMTYGLRAFIENNDFQLAKAFFFQALTHSDNFPMTPKELHSFLSGISDHNDLTNTLLIFYSWISAKCKQLDDNPNFPLPETMQLIHRMILLFQDRVQLTQFCSNVVVKQSGYLDSVDYKLTVYFDKVRKVLADTGPPNKDRPEIFKGIQQYIDLLDGMTDKRELFFKRLLCICTDSHDLDKFMEIVALIEADKEVDMEIFVKDMVGKIIARKRRFGTALKYYEDLVLNGIEGKKFPIKHEYLSSLWIAIVSDYPTLAEPIKQELFLTLNTDKYKRAYPWLKYFLQEVSQLKEWKLLGGVSWNVLHLRISEYDKLKELDKFIKSADCLEIEHIIQQTLRDGLVPNFHFNYSLIKLLLKGSLVSSAKTIDDTMRKNYYSIPEKLNILWLRNDIDTMKKNMNSLTNREYKRMISSMLDDFVNSRVLSLGFKDYIQLTHLAMDYGLYGMAFKLLKSGKMIFQEKNGTNWKLYYLASLKLHTQTLQLDQFMAVLQSWIKNKDAYVITPGCLRRLKSYSRFFKKNSGNMDNFDADKLKELEQNIQVLKTKYLENKYKGLNDMHRMCQFIKTALDRDAKTITTQNANGST; encoded by the coding sequence ATGATGCGAAAATGGATAATTCAAGGAAACTTGATCAAACATTTCTCAAGGGAATGCGCAGAAGATCCGCTTGTAAATAGCATTAaactaataatattgaGGCATGATTATAGTACAAATAAGGTTGGTATTTCTGTGAAGGAACAAGTACCGAGAGAACAGAATGATGAGAACAATAAGAGAGCCCAATTCTATGATGAAAGTTTTAGATTTCTAACTGGTACTCCTATGCATATAACCAATCGACGACTGACATCTGatcttgaaaatatttcatttatttgCAAGAGCAGTCCCTCTTTTAtatcagaagaagaatacaCACGAATATACAGGATAATTCAAGATCCTGGCAGTTCTGAATATCTGGTGAGTTCTTCCATCCTATCCATCTCAAATCACAAACATAAGCTAATACCATTACCAAAGCTGTTATCGATGATACATATATTAAGTGAAAATGGATACTTGAATGAAATTCATATGTTATTTGGTAATTGTAAGGCACACCTTTCCATACTAAAGTCAGACCAACCTGAAGATTTGTATAGGcaatttttggaattaATGTTGGACGTTGAATATAAGCTTTTAAATTTTCATTCAATTGAGAAAATATTCTCAGAATACATCAAAATGCCGAACATCAAAGCAAAATATATGACATACGGATTGAGGgcatttattgaaaacaatgaCTTTCAGCTTGCTaaagcatttttttttcaagcaCTAACCCATTCAGATAATTTTCCTATGACACCAAAAGAACTGCATTCTTTTTTAAGCGGAATATCCGATCATAATGATTTGACAAACACATTACTGATATTTTACTCATGGATATCTGCTAAATGTAAGCAATTGGACGACAATCCTAATTTTCCATTACCAGAAACAATGCAATTAATACATAGAATGATACTACTTTTCCAAGATCGAGTCCAATTGACGCAATTTTGTTCCAACGTTGTGGTGAAACAATCAGGCTACCTGGATAGTGTTGACTATAAGTTAACAGTATATTTCGATAAAGTGCGGAAAGTTCTAGCAGATACTGGCCCACCAAATAAGGACAGACCAGAAATATTCAAAGGAAttcaacaatatattgatCTTCTGGACGGCATGACCGATAAAAGAGaactcttcttcaagagaCTTCTTTGCATCTGTACTGACTCGCATGATTTGGATAAATTTATGGAAATTGTTGCCCTAATAGAGGCTGACAAAGAAGTAGATATGGAAATATTTGTAAAAGATATGGTCGGTAAAATTATTGCTAGGAAGCGTCGGTTTGGTACTGcattaaaatattatgaaGATCTTGTGCTTAATGGAATAGAAGGTAAAAAATTTCCCATCAAACATGAGTATTTAAGTTCACTTTGGATTGCAATTGTATCTGATTACCCAACTTTAGCGGAGCCCATTAAGCAGGAACTGTTTCTTACATTAAATACGGACAAATATAAGAGAGCGTATCCATGgctaaaatattttttacaAGAAGTATCTCAGCTGAAAGAATGGAAACTTCTTGGCGGTGTAAGTTGGAATGTTCTACATCTTCGGATATCAGAATACGATAAACTCAAAGAGCTAGATAAGTTCATAAAAAGCGCTGACTGTCTAGAGATTGAACACATAATTCAACAGACACTGCGTGACGGTTTGGTGCCAAACTTCCATTTCAACTATTCACTTATCAAACTACTTTTGAAAGGGTCGTTAGTCAGCTCTGCTAAGACAATTGATGACACGATGCGTAAGAATTACTACTCGATACCTGAAAAGTTGAATATCTTGTGGCTCagaaatgatattgataccatgaagaagaacatgAATAGTTTAACAAACCGAGAGTACAAGAGaatgatttcttcaatgttGGATGATTTCGTCAATTCAAGGGTTTTATCGCTGGGTTTCAAAGACTATATCCAGCTTACGCATCTTGCAATGGATTACGGATTGTATGGCATGGCTTTCAAGTTACTAAAGTCTGGTAAGATGATATTCCAAGAGAAAAACGGAACAAACTGGAAGTTATACTATTTGGCATCATTAAAACTCCACACACAGACGTTACAGCTAGATCAATTTATGGCAGTTTTACAAAGCTGGATTAAAAACAAGGATGCATATGTCATTACACCAGGTTGTCTAAGAAGATTGAAGTCCTACAGCAGATTTTTTAAGAAAAATTCTGGTAATATGGATAATTTTGATGCGGATAAGCTCAAGGAGCTTgaacaaaatatacaagTGCTCAAGACTAAATATCTGGAAAACAAGTACAAAGGCTTAAACGACATGCATCGAATGTGCCAATTCATTAAGACTGCATTAGATAGAGATGCCAAAACAATAACGACTCAGAATGCAAATGGTTCAAcgtaa
- the GFD1 gene encoding Gfd1p (CAGL0H02497g~Ortholog(s) have role in mRNA export from nucleus and cytoplasm, nuclear pore localization) — protein MVLDSKWADAPDEDEVVEVKRDMRKNKSVSRPNSRQRTRNSTNDQETTPRESAKEESRPNSGRSLLDRIDKSFLVNSEDKKAAGHAIRDDRHMSPLPKEPKSKSSGTKSASRNSLLDRIDQSYLVDNKSSSKTSATPSPPSTASSNYSRQKSPDTAQTTPGCTRPSSRNMQSRTNGENGKKTDPAANKVKMELLKKKIEEQKKLLNERTHKEKQKELLAAFLEGDEQFAWDDEKEEDELINKLKSSQIS, from the coding sequence ATGGTTTTGGACTCGAAATGGGCCGATGCCccagatgaagatgaagttgtCGAAGTTAAAAGAGATATGAGAAAAAATAAGAGTGTGAGTAGACCCAATAGTAGACAACGGACTCGCAACTCAACTAACGATCAAGAGACTACCCCAAGAGAATCAGCTAAAGAAGAGTCCAGACCTAACAGCGGAAGGAGTCTTTTAGACCGTATTGACAAATCTTTCCTGGTCAACTCAGAAGACAAGAAAGCAGCTGGTCATGCAATTAGAGATGATAGGCATATGAGTCCTTTACCAAAAGAACCAAAATCCAAATCTAGCGGCACTAAATCGGCTAGCAGAAATAGTCTACTTGATCGTATCGATCAATCATACTTAGTTGACAAcaaatcttcttctaagACAAGTGCAACGCCGTCTCCACCTTCGACTGCATCATCAAACTATTCAAGACAAAAGTCTCCAGATACTGCACAAACTACACCTGGTTGCACAAGACCGAGTTCAAGGAATATGCAATCTCGAACAAATGGTGAAAATGGAAAGAAGACGGACCCAGCTGCAAACAAGGTTAAGATGGAACtattaaagaagaaaatagaggaacaaaagaaacttcTCAATGAAAGAACACATAAagagaaacaaaaagagcTGTTAGCTGCTTTTCTAGAAGGCGACGAACAATTTGCTTGGGATgatgagaaagaagaagatgaactAATAAATAAACTCAAGTCATCCCAAATTTCTTAA